A segment of the Ipomoea triloba cultivar NCNSP0323 chromosome 1, ASM357664v1 genome:
TTAATAGCCATTAGCCAGAagcattattatataattagcaATTATTGCTAACCAAATTCGAGAATTATTTGGagttaactaaatatatatatctttagtttgtttgtttggaGAAGTTTAACCTAGTTAATATATGCATTAAGGATTCTAAAAAATGACTTGTTGGGTGTTCCACGGTCGAAAATGGTAGATGGCTCTTCCAGCTAATTGTTGATTTCGAGTAGCCACTCTATTTGaccatttgataatatatataagagataAATAAGAATAAACTTTCTTGTAAAAAGTGGGTATACTAGGCAAAATTACCAAGTGAATCTAATGATATGCATAAGTATACCTAAAAATGTGTGTGCACCTTATGATAGGTAAAAGTGTAACTGGTGAATGAATAAACTTTGTAGTTTTGTGTAGCGCATTTTTAGAATTCACACATTTTTTAGCtatatttttacatattattatatgtatttttgtcCGTATTTTTTTACGGAAAGCTAGGTTATCACTTTAATTAactggcatatatatatatatatatatatatatatatatatatatagactaacGTTGTTTCCGTGATTCCCGTGAGACCCTTTGTAAATACACACAAACTAATACATGAATGCGCATATGATAGATTGTGTATAAGCATTGCAttcaaaacaatttatttttcaataatctCATTGTCTAGGTGGCTGCAAAAGTCAAAATCTTTAAATATAGTCGTTGGTATAATCTCATTTATGTCATATGTACCAGAAGACATAAATATTTACTCATTGCTAGGTAGATTGATGTGCCATTTGTTTTCTTCGCCCATTTCGTGGGCTTTAagatttaaattgaaatgtagtCTTGAGATGAACATTTGATAATTATGGGATTTGAAATTAGACCTAGCAATTTGTGTAAATGGACTGACATGATAACGACACAAACACAATAAAGTTAAAGATAGATATGACTGGCTAAAGTTAACAAATTAGTATATAGTTATTAGATATAAGAAAATTACGATATATACCATATTGTAATCTTAAATAACAATATCACTATTAAATGGAAGATAAGTgagaatatgttaactatattgAGAATATGTCAACATCTGTAAAACGATCTCGCAAAGAATCACCCCAAAAAAGTGTTAAAGAACATGCTTCTTATACGATGTTAGAATATGAATTGTGCCTCTAGGGCATTGGTTTAGTAAATGAGAAATTTCATTTAAAGACTTCTAACAATAAGTTGAGGTGCAATTCCTGCCATGAACATTGAGACTTTGGATTTATGCTAGACTCTTGTGTGCAAAAATGCATAATTTTGTGTTAAGTCTCAAAATTAGATTGACTCAATTTACCCTGAAAGACGGATTCATAAGCATCCTAGAAAAATAGGATAAACATGATGGTCTGATCTGATAATGTCTGGAATCTGGATGTTGTAGcaccaaattaaaacaaacatTTGTCACATTCCTCACTTCAATTTCCCAGTTGATTCTTTTGAATGAGATCTAAGAAGCAGAAAACTAATGAAATGTTTCATTATTACTGAACTATCTTACATGctgcagaaaagaaaaaaaaaaaaagatgggcAAAATTGTGCAAGACTCTTTGGCTGTACCCTATTATTCTGGAGGGGGTAGAAATGTGAAAGGCTATATAGCATTATATAGAGACATCATTCTGCTTCTGAATTAGCAGTGGTCCTGTACATGGTTGCAGAACGAACGAGGTTTCTCCGCCATTTTCTACGGCCCGGGACATCCTTGAGCCTCTCGCTTTCATTTGCTATGGCCCGGGACATCCTTGAACCCCTCGCTTTCATTTCCGAGCTGCATGGTAAAGTTCCAAGTAATCAAGAGCCGGGCGATTCCAAGACCAATCCTGCTCCATAACCTTCTTGCATAGTGAATTGAACCAATCCCGAGTATCATACCAAGCAGTGATTGCTCTGCAACATACAACCCTCGATGAGTTCTTGAACAAGAAACCAATCTATGGGTGGTAGACTGGTAGTGTGTGCAAGATTCTGTGTCACTATATAGAGGGAGAGACTGGATGCAAGGAGGGAAAGTCTATAATGTTGATCGGGTACAAGTATGCATACTTTTGGAGTTGTACCGGATATTGTCAACTCGTTTAGGTAACGAGGGAAACCCCCAATCATTAGGTGTGCACTGAGTAAACCTGCCTTGTGAGTTGAGACCCTAACAGGCAAACgaccacaaggagataaaccagtctaggttgtccataactgaccgactcaaaccaagaaaaccaATAGGCCGTTGCCGTTCCCATTggaagtcgaacttgtaaccttgtggttaccaagtcaacagttCAACCAACTTGGCTAGGGTTGCCCCCGATATTGTCAAACTCTTGTTCCCACGTTATATGGTAAAATCTCAAAAGCATATCTAGTTGTACCCGGTGCAAAATCGTTAACTCTATGGTTTCTTCTAACGTCATAGATGGCAAAACCTTGACAGACATAAGCCATATACTTACCTATTGAGTGCATAATCAACTCCGGCAGCATCTGCTCCATCAAAGCTGAATCCATTTGGTTCAATACCGCTAGCTCGAGCTCTCTCTTTGTCGTGGTCAACATCAAATACAGTATCGTAAAGTCCTGGAGTACAGAACACACAAAGGTTATAGTAGCATAACTTGAAAGTCGAATAAATTGAGGGAATAACCAAACGAAAAGCTAAAAAACGACACAGCCTCTTAAAAGTTTCTCAACAGAATCCATTATCCTTTCATTCATAGGTCTCATATTACTCTTTTACTCTGTATAGTTTATGCTTTCTACTACCCccgaagattttttttttattataaattctCATCGTTTGTGGGTGGAGAACATACTTTTATAAGcataattgaaatgaaaaatcaTTCATCTACATACTGACCTCCAGTTTTACGAACAACAGGTATTGAACCATATCTCATTGCTACGAGCTGAGTTAGTCCGCATGGCTCAAATATTGACGGGACTAGAATGAAATCTGCACCAGCATATATCTGCAATCGCGTGCATAATAACGGATTAGTAAGTAGAAATGCAGGCAACATATTTATGTAAAGAACAAGGTAGGTCATAGTTCCCGAGGGAGAATACCAGGTGAGAAAGAGGCTCATCGTATGTTAGACAGAGACGTGCCCGGCCATGAAATGCTGAATGCATATGGTTTGCCAAATCAACAAACTCATTTTGAATGCGAGGGTCGGGGGCCGAACCTAGCAAGACAACCTGTCATAGCAATCTTCATAAGCACGGGACATCGAAGACCTAATGCTTGCTGATTTCTAAAAGTAAACAATTTAACTTCCCAAAGTAAAACTAACAACTATTACACAGTAAATTCTTGTCCTTCATTATCAAACAATTCGGTTTTGAACGATGCTAAACATAAGAGAAGATGTTTGGCAATTGCCCATCggagaaaggagaagagtgaggagaaattaagaaaaaacgGGACTACCTGTCCATCACGTTCTAACGTGCGAGATAGGGCGTGTTTAATGAGGTGGATTCCTTTCTGGTGCGTTAGACGAGTAATAATTCCTACCAAAGGACGATCATCCTTTTTCAGCCCAAGTCTCTGCTGTAAAGCTTCCTTTGCGGCCCGTTTGCCTTCGACCACATTCTCCGAGGTATACGAAATCTGCATTGGCAAGTTATGCGTAAGTGTCAAGAGTATCGAATGAAAAAGACGATGAATCAATTCAATCCTACGATATAAAAGCTTTAAGAAGAAAACGAAGTTGAAGCCGTGGATTAAGACAACGAATCACGCAGCAACTTCAGCACGAGAAAACAAAACCAGCATCAATTTCATTCAACGAAGCTGAACGGAAGCAAAAATCAAGCAAGATGTGGATTAGTTACCGGGATGAACTTATCATTGTACGGATCCCAGATGTCAGGGTCAATCCCATTAAGTATACCATGAAACTTGTAAAGATGAGGGGCAATGACGGGGTTTCCAGATACTTCCTTTGAATAATTGGGTGATACCTACAAATTTGAACACGAGAACGTATAAACTTTAGACCTTACGGGATATGTAAGAATGGAATATAATCTTCATATTCAGTAATCAACCAAAATTCCCGCTCAAAGAGAAAAGAAGCATTGGGCTTATTAGAAATGATTTCATCTCTACACGTAAGCCAATCTGATAAGTGATGTAACTGATTTTATATCCTTTACTTCTTGTTACGATTTCAAGGAAAGAAGCTTGTATATATCTTTTAACAATCTCCATGCAAGGGTtgtatacctatatatataggtaacTACACAAGTCCACGGAGCTACATCCACAAAATCAAAGCCATAATAAATTGCTCGAGATGAAGCACTTACAGTGGTAGCTTTGTCCGAATATTGCATTGCTTTTGCGATGAAATGTGCACCGAATTCAAGGTTGTGAATTGTGAAAACAGCACGAGCTTTGCTAAGACCATAATGCCTGTATTGTTCCTTAAACAACCACGCAACTGGAGCGCTAGACCAATCATGGCAATGAATAATATCCTTCCAAAAAGAAGGCAACAATGAATACTCTTTTTTCGAACTAGCTATGAGAAAGAAATATGAAAACGGGATAAAACAAGCTGAAATTGCTATTTATATTTCGACCAATTTCTTTCCGACAATGCAAGTGAAAACATATGTTCTCTCGTAAGCATTTACAACTCGTCAACTCTCAACGCTAAAAGAAGCCACAGAGATAATAGCCATGCAAAGAAAACACGTTCAAAGCACCACTCTCAAAACCAATTAATTTCAACATGAAAATGGACGAAATCAACAGTAGTTTTGAAGGATTGACGGAATCTAAGATCAATTGTCTTGTTTAATACGTGCCCCTATGTAGGATCTTTTAGAAAAAGCATAATCAAGCAACATATAACGGCACTATAAAAAATTCCAGCCTAAGAGTGAAATGTCAATAAATAGTAACATCATCCTCCCGATGTCAATTTCCTTCCACTAGGTTAAATATATATCACAGgaaataaacaatgaaaaaaaataaaattaaacagtACTCTTGCATAAGGCCGAGAATTTGTCAAGAATGTATAAGATCATATCTCATGTAAATATAAACGTACTGGATGGAATCCACCCTGCTGTAGAAACTCCAGAGCAGCATGACAAAAGAAGCCAAATCTCTCGGTGTCATTGTTAGAGCCATATATGCATCCTTTCCAAAAGAACCTGCCGGGATAATGGTAAAGAATTAACCTCAGCGACTAATCTTTTCGGCACATTCActaaagataaaataataatcaaaggaaaggggaaaaaatttagacacaaaattaaaaaacgAAAAGAAAACTCAAGTAAGAAAAAGACCTAATTTAAAGAGCTAGATGCATAGTTTTCAGCTTATATAAGCATACCCATTTTGCGGCTCCAAAAAGTACACCGAGAGGCCTTCAACTTTCCCAAACCAAACTTTTACTTCAGTTCCACCCCAAGAGTAGCTTTTGTGAAACTGTAAGTCCTTAACCTATCccaatacacatatatatggacATATGGTAGAATATGAATGAGAATCATGAATACAGTTGTTGTAAACATAATAAAAGATGATACGGGAATAAAGTATTCTAGTATTTACTGAAGGAAAACTCATTTCCTAAAAGAAAAAAGCAAGTCCTCACGAAGCTTAAGGTACATAAACGTTAcataaaacaaaatatcaaaataaggAAGTAATGCCGGCAAAAAAACGTTGTGACAGACTGACAGGGGAGTAAAGGATGGAGGACCAAGTTGCTAATTAGTACATTATACGTTAACTAGATCATAAAAATAAGTCCCAAAATAGCAACGCTTGCAATTCTCCGGGAGATCACATCTTGAGCGATTAAAGATACATTGCAAATAACGTGTCAATAGATTATTATATTACCATTCAAATCTGTGCAAATAAGTGAAATAACCACGAGGAAACTTGGTTAAAGAAATAGATTGAAGCTTACATTAGTTAAGTTCATACAGTCGTACTTGGGAAGGATGATGTCCACAATGTGGTTTAAATCCTGAATAGCACGGGAAAGACTAGTGACAACATCACCAAGGCCTCCCACCTGCAAACAACGGAAGAGATAATGAACGTGCTTTTAGTAGTTACTGACATAACGAATACTTAAATTAAGTTACAATGACAAAAGCCACAAGTTGTGTACAGCTTATGGTTGATTCAATATTTCAGCTTAGCATTTCAAGGGATGCTCTCTGCTCTAACATTATTTGATTTTCAGTCCAAGTATTAAAATCACAGCATGCATTGCAAGCAAAAATTTTGACTAACATAAACATTTGGAAAGAGCAAAGAGAATAATGAGCAacaatgcattaaaaaaaagaagtatagtACTCCATATATAATGCTGtcttgaaaatatgaaaaacaCTTATGAATTGTACTAAGACAGATAAAAAATCCCAGTGAAAAAAATTGGATAGTTGAACGTAAAGGAGTTACCAAAGGATACCTTTGCAATGGGAGCCATTTCAACCGCAATATGCACAATGTGCATTGGAGGTTCTTTTGCAATTGCACCAGACACGGGTATGTGATAGTCCATGTTATTCTTGTTGTCAAAAATTCCTCCATTTTCTTTCTCGGAGAATACAAAGTCCATCACATATGCATCCAATGGAACCTTGACTGTGACATCCAATGGAAGAGAGGGGAAGGGCGGAAAGAGGGGAGAGAGCAAGTTTATTTAGCACAAGGTCTGTTCAGATATCATTATAAGCTCGTTCGTATCTAGAGAGTTAACGCAATAACACTTCAAAAAACTTTgaaaatattcacaaaatctATACCTTAGGAAAAGGTGACCAAAACAAGTTCAATTTTATTAACTCTTCATTGTAATTCTCAAGAAGTCATGACTAGATACATATACATGACTTGATTAACGGGGAAAAGTATCCTGAAAGATATATTCCGCTAATGCTGCAAATTAGTTCTAGAAAATTTagatttcttttcctttgatATGATGAACAACTCAGAATATCTCCACGACTCCATGTTTCATGATTATGAGTAAGGCTTACACAAGTGTAGTTAAGTATCTTTTGTTTCATAATAGAGAAATATTTGCAAGCTTGCAAAGCTTTAAAGATTTAACATTGAGCACAAATTCTGAAAATCTACACATACAAAAATGGTCTTAATTGTTAAAATATGTAAGCCTTACCAGTTGCCTTAACATGTGAACTGTTTTCGGCGGGCAACATTTTTTGAGGTGGCAGTGGGCCCAAGCGGTGAGTCCAACGATTAAATGAGCATCTGAACCAGATTTCAGGTTTCCCATTTAGGACTGTATTAGCAGGATTATAGTAAACTGTGACTGTACTTCCAGCTTGGACATCAAGAGGCTCAGTATATACTATGTGTTTCTGAGATAACAAAAATGATTTCATAGTCCTTTCCTTCGTCTCAGCCTTAATACGTGCTGTTCTTTCAGCCTGCATATGGAAAATCACAAAACATTGAAAACAAGCACGGACATAACAACTAGCAATTCCGGTGGATTGTTAGTGGGGACAATTGGCTCCTCTAACTTTCTAATATTATGCATTATATATGCAGAAATTTTACCAATTAAacactttttttgaaaactaccaattaaacacttaaactgACCAAATGGCACTTAAAAATAGTTAAACCAATCCACAGTAGAAAACTACAAACTTTATCAAGAAATGCTGAAATATGTCCCTTGTTAAACCAAAGAAGAGGGAACAATGTGCCTAGTTTGAACAACAGAGCCATGATTCTTGCAAGTAGCTTGGAAAGTAATTAATTGTATTCACATATATGGTACaagtaatattttgaaatatgttaCTTGATAAAATACTGACCTTAGCACGCATTGCCTCTTCTCTTAACCTTCTCTCATGCTGAAGTCTCTTATATATTTGATGTTCTTCCTCAACCCAAAACAAGTCTTCTGGAATATTTTCTGGGACAACGGCATGAAAGTCCTGCCGAAGATTGTTATCATAAACAATTGCCTTCCCAGGTGGCCCATCAGCAAAGACCCAATCCAAGATGAGTGCTCGATCAGGAACAACAACTAAAgagaaattttatataaaaaaattatttaaaggaCTTCTGCAAAACAACTTGGAAGAAGAAATGGATGACAACTAAAAAAACAGAAGTGTTGACTCAACTAAAAGTTATAGCTTCAAAAAATAATGtgcaactttaaagagaaaACTATACCATTAGCTGTGTAACATGTCCTACAAGTTGGAAAGACCAGAGCAAATTTCACAAGGCAATAAGACTGTATTTCTCAAATGGAAGAAGCACATTCATGGTTATGATACCAATATACCATGACTTGCTAAAATGTGGATCGACTTAGAATACAAAATAAGAGCTTAAAAAGTAGGACTTATATCATGAATGACTATTTGGTGTGGTTTATAACAATGTTGATGATTCATAATTTTTCCAAGACTCAAGCAACTAAAGCCCCAACACTGGGGATCCATCACAGCATCACACATCTGTATTTGTCAAGTGACTAATAGTTCTTACTCAAGCAAAAGTTCATAAACATAAACACGCTGAAAGTTTAAGAAGATTAATATACACACCGTCAGCATACCACCAGTCACCATCCTTGTTCTTGGATTTGGAAAGCTTTGCAATGATAGACAAACCATGCCTCCAATTATTATGTCCTCCATGAATCCATATTTCCATAGCACGGGAAAGTGGACCTGAACTATTGTTATAGTACAATCTAACCTTGTCCTCACTTTTGAATTCTTTGGGCTCTATATACCAGTTGTCAGCAACAGACTTTGAAGCCTTATCAATTGCTGCTTGCAAAATTTTCCGTGTCTTTGCAACCTCTTCTCTTGCCTGTGCTCTATCGGCTTCACTTGCAGCTTTCTCTGCTTCtattcttctcttttcttctgCTTCCCTTTCTCTTTGAGCTTGTTCCTTAGCAATTCTTTCCAGCTCCCTCTGTTTCTCCTCAAGCAAGAAATTTTCAAAGTCCAAAGCATCCATACCATCTTTTACAGTTATAGAGAAGTCATTCATATTATTGTTATCATAGACATCTTTTCCATTGAAAAACACAAAGTCAATCTTGTATGCTTCCTTGGGAACATGAAGCCTGCAAGACCACCAATCCCCATTTAAATTAGTCTTGCTAAGGTTCATGGTAAAAGATCTCCAACGCCAGTCATTAAATCCTCCCATGATCAATACATCAGGCTCATTCAACAAAGTGGAGAGACTTCTGTTAAGAAATATTTCTACATCTTCATCGGGTTTTACCTCCTCAGGATAACAGAATAATTTGTTCCCTTGCAAGAAGTTTTCCTCAGCAAGCCTTTCTATAGCCTGTCTACGTAAATTTTCTTCCATCTCTAGCTTCAACTTTAAAGAATAATCTTCCTCCTCTTTACCATCATCAATATCACTGTTTTCAATTTCTCCTATAACAATAGTCTCTGTGGTTTCTAATTGCCTATCTCCTTCAACAGTCCTGACTGCAGCATCTCGAGCATCACTCACTGTACTCAACACTTTTTGTGACAGATTTTcctcattgtcttcatctttaccaTCATCAATATCACTGTTTTCAATTTCTCCTACAACAATAGTCTCCGTAGTTTCTAATTGCCTATCTCCTTCAACAGTCCCGACTGCAGCATCACTCACTGTACTCAACGCTTTTTGTGACAGATTTTcctcattgtcttcatctttaccaTCATCAATATCACTGTTTTCAATTTCTCCTACAACAATAGTCTCTGTAGTTTCTAATTGCCTATCTCCTTCAACAGCCCCGACTGCAGCATCTCGAGCATCACTCACTGTACTCAACGCTTTTTGTGACAGATTTTtctcattgtcttcatcttgcaCTTCATCACTTCTGATAATATCCACCTGAGCCTCCTCCGAATCTATCTCATTCAGAACATCAGTTTCCAAGACTGTTTCTGCAATAGCAATTTCCTGGAAATTGTTGAACTCCAAactttctttctcttttatGTAGTCTGCCTTGTCATCGCTTAATGGCATTTCTCCTAACTCAACTCTATCTAAAACAACCGGAGCATCATCTCCGGTTACTCTTTTCACTTCACTCGACTTTATATCATTATTTACAACTTTGCTGCCTACTCCATTACTTGCAAATTGACTATTATCAGGAACAGCTTGTGGAATTCTGCCCGAGTCACCGGCATCCTTACTTTGACCTTCACTTTCCTCTACTTCTTCAACTCcttgaatttcattttcaatgtcATCAATTTTGACCTCAATCTTTTTCTGGGAGGGAACTTCAGATTCTTTGGATGGTGAAGTTTGTTCATTATCTTTTTCCTTGATGTTCTTCTGATCCCTTCTCTGGCTACTTGTTCCGGTTGCTGTTCTGGATGAAAATCCCTTAGGAGAAGAGCCTTGACTCTTTGGAGTAGAAACTTTTCTCTTCCTTCTTGGAAAatctttcaaaacaaaaaagttgCCAACTTACTTTaaggaaaacaataataataaaaaaaaagggatgGATTTGCTACTTTTATTACATTAGAAACTTTATCAAACAAAAGTAACCAACCTGCACTTGCACTGATATGATGTAGAAACCCTCCCACCACTTGAACTTTGTTCTGAGAAGAAGACTGCATGAAATGCagaaataaaaatgagaaaaagttTTATAGACAAAATCTTTGTTGTAAAAGGTGAGTGCCAAAATCCACTTTTAGCAGTTAGAATCACTAGAAAGGTGTTGAAAAGACTCCTACCCAGATTGTAATTCCAAGCAATTGATTCTATTATACCCAAAAAGAAATTTGCCAAGGAAT
Coding sequences within it:
- the LOC116014210 gene encoding soluble starch synthase 3, chloroplastic/amyloplastic; its protein translation is MEVPLPFHKPLSSRTTLSGTATQFKIKPPFFGFFPHGTTSLSAHSSSQNKVQVVGGFLHHISASADFPRRKRKVSTPKSQGSSPKGFSSRTATGTSSQRRDQKNIKEKDNEQTSPSKESEVPSQKKIEVKIDDIENEIQGVEEVEESEGQSKDAGDSGRIPQAVPDNSQFASNGVGSKVVNNDIKSSEVKRVTGDDAPVVLDRVELGEMPLSDDKADYIKEKESLEFNNFQEIAIAETVLETDVLNEIDSEEAQVDIIRSDEVQDEDNEKNLSQKALSTVSDARDAAVGAVEGDRQLETTETIVVGEIENSDIDDGKDEDNEENLSQKALSTVSDAAVGTVEGDRQLETTETIVVGEIENSDIDDGKDEDNEENLSQKVLSTVSDARDAAVRTVEGDRQLETTETIVIGEIENSDIDDGKEEEDYSLKLKLEMEENLRRQAIERLAEENFLQGNKLFCYPEEVKPDEDVEIFLNRSLSTLLNEPDVLIMGGFNDWRWRSFTMNLSKTNLNGDWWSCRLHVPKEAYKIDFVFFNGKDVYDNNNMNDFSITVKDGMDALDFENFLLEEKQRELERIAKEQAQREREAEEKRRIEAEKAASEADRAQAREEVAKTRKILQAAIDKASKSVADNWYIEPKEFKSEDKVRLYYNNSSGPLSRAMEIWIHGGHNNWRHGLSIIAKLSKSKNKDGDWWYADVVVPDRALILDWVFADGPPGKAIVYDNNLRQDFHAVVPENIPEDLFWVEEEHQIYKRLQHERRLREEAMRAKAERTARIKAETKERTMKSFLLSQKHIVYTEPLDVQAGSTVTVYYNPANTVLNGKPEIWFRCSFNRWTHRLGPLPPQKMLPAENSSHVKATVKVPLDAYVMDFVFSEKENGGIFDNKNNMDYHIPVSGAIAKEPPMHIVHIAVEMAPIAKVGGLGDVVTSLSRAIQDLNHIVDIILPKYDCMNLTNVKDLQFHKSYSWGGTEVKVWFGKVEGLSVYFLEPQNGFFWKGCIYGSNNDTERFGFFCHAALEFLQQGGFHPDIIHCHDWSSAPVAWLFKEQYRHYGLSKARAVFTIHNLEFGAHFIAKAMQYSDKATTVSPNYSKEVSGNPVIAPHLYKFHGILNGIDPDIWDPYNDKFIPISYTSENVVEGKRAAKEALQQRLGLKKDDRPLVGIITRLTHQKGIHLIKHALSRTLERDGQVVLLGSAPDPRIQNEFVDLANHMHSAFHGRARLCLTYDEPLSHLIYAGADFILVPSIFEPCGLTQLVAMRYGSIPVVRKTGGLYDTVFDVDHDKERARASGIEPNGFSFDGADAAGVDYALNRAITAWYDTRDWFNSLCKKVMEQDWSWNRPALDYLELYHAARK